The Thalassotalea sp. 273M-4 genome includes a region encoding these proteins:
- the pyk gene encoding pyruvate kinase, with translation MPRRTKIVATLGPATDDDQILREIIQSGVNVVRLNFSHGVAQDHQERAQKVRQIAAELNTYVGILADLQGPKIRISTFKNGPIHLAIGDKFILDAALGKGEGNKDRVGIDYKALPQDVSQGDTLLLDDGRVQLQVDQVIDQQVYTTTVVAGTLSNNKGINRLGGGLSAAALTEKDKRDIITAADIGVDFIAVSFPRDAKDMEYARSLTEAAGSNARLVSKIERAEAVNNEKVLDDIILASDIVMVARGDLGVEIGDAALVGKQKHIIARARQLDRVVITATQMMETMIHNPMPTRAEVMDVANAVLDGTDAVMLSAETAAGQFPVETVKAMSAVCEGAEKERSANTSKHRIDEKFFDVSETIALSAMYAANHLVNVKAIISLTESGKTAKVMSRITSGIPIFSLSRHYSSLCRSAIYRGVYPLFFDSTKISHENISAQALATVAGSVLANLKDGDSVILTLGDVMETVGSSNTMKILTYRENA, from the coding sequence ATGCCAAGAAGAACAAAAATAGTGGCCACCCTCGGGCCTGCTACCGATGATGATCAAATTTTACGTGAAATAATTCAGTCTGGGGTTAATGTTGTCAGACTAAACTTTTCACACGGTGTTGCCCAAGATCATCAAGAAAGAGCACAAAAGGTCCGCCAAATTGCCGCTGAATTAAATACCTATGTTGGTATTCTGGCCGACTTACAAGGGCCTAAAATCCGCATATCAACGTTTAAAAATGGTCCAATTCATTTAGCCATTGGTGACAAATTCATTCTTGATGCGGCTCTGGGTAAAGGCGAAGGCAACAAAGATCGCGTGGGTATCGATTACAAGGCATTGCCTCAGGATGTCAGCCAAGGTGATACCCTATTACTTGACGATGGCCGAGTACAGCTGCAAGTTGATCAGGTGATTGACCAGCAAGTTTATACGACGACCGTCGTTGCAGGTACTTTGTCCAATAACAAAGGCATAAACCGTTTAGGTGGTGGCTTGTCTGCTGCCGCTCTAACTGAAAAAGATAAACGCGACATTATTACGGCAGCCGATATCGGTGTCGATTTTATTGCCGTTTCATTTCCTCGCGATGCAAAGGACATGGAATATGCTCGTTCGTTAACAGAAGCTGCAGGGTCAAATGCCCGTTTGGTTTCAAAAATAGAACGCGCAGAAGCGGTCAACAATGAAAAAGTTCTCGATGATATTATTCTCGCCTCAGATATTGTGATGGTAGCTCGGGGAGATTTGGGTGTTGAAATTGGTGATGCTGCCCTTGTTGGAAAACAAAAGCACATTATAGCTCGAGCCAGACAACTTGATCGAGTGGTCATTACCGCAACACAAATGATGGAAACGATGATCCATAACCCAATGCCAACACGGGCCGAGGTGATGGATGTAGCAAACGCAGTATTAGATGGTACCGATGCGGTGATGTTAAGTGCAGAAACCGCCGCCGGGCAATTTCCAGTCGAAACCGTAAAAGCCATGAGTGCCGTCTGTGAAGGTGCCGAAAAAGAACGTTCGGCGAATACATCAAAGCATCGAATTGATGAAAAGTTTTTTGATGTGTCAGAAACCATCGCTCTATCAGCGATGTATGCGGCTAACCACTTGGTCAATGTAAAAGCCATTATATCTTTAACCGAGTCTGGTAAAACGGCCAAAGTAATGTCTCGTATCACCTCAGGCATTCCAATTTTTTCACTTTCACGACACTACTCTTCCCTTTGTCGCTCGGCAATTTATCGTGGGGTTTATCCGTTATTTTTTGATTCGACAAAAATCAGTCACGAAAACATATCCGCTCAAGCTTTAGCAACAGTCGCAGGCTCTGTATTGGCCAATTTAAAAGATGGCGACTCGGTGATATTAACATTAGGGGATGTTATGGAAACGGTTGGCTCTTCGAACACCATGAAGATCTTAACCTACCGAGAAAACGCATAG
- a CDS encoding MurR/RpiR family transcriptional regulator has product MNILEKITNEFDSFSKSERKVAEVILASPATVIHASIASLAKQANISEPTVNRFCRRLDTKGYPDFKLHLAQSLANGTPYVNRHVDENDTAEEYTTKIFESTQANLEMARKNLDCATINKAVDVLTQAKKISFFGLGASAIVAHDAQNKFFRFNVPVVYFEDILMQRMSSINSQQGDVVVLISHTGRTKSQVEVAQIAKENDAIVIGITDSGTPLAKECNIVLSPTVAEDTDLYMPMSSRIAQLTLIDILATGFTLRRGSKFRDNLKKVKDSLRSSRYERKDL; this is encoded by the coding sequence ATGAACATCTTAGAAAAAATCACTAATGAGTTTGATTCATTCAGTAAGTCAGAGCGTAAAGTAGCAGAAGTTATTCTTGCTTCCCCTGCAACCGTTATTCATGCAAGCATTGCTTCACTGGCTAAACAAGCTAACATTAGCGAACCTACGGTAAATCGCTTTTGTCGACGCTTGGATACCAAAGGATACCCTGACTTTAAATTGCACTTAGCACAAAGTTTAGCCAATGGTACACCCTACGTTAACCGTCACGTAGACGAAAATGATACAGCCGAAGAGTATACAACAAAAATCTTCGAATCTACTCAAGCAAATTTAGAAATGGCACGAAAAAATTTAGATTGTGCCACTATCAATAAAGCCGTAGATGTGTTAACGCAAGCGAAGAAAATCTCGTTTTTCGGCTTAGGGGCTTCTGCTATTGTTGCTCACGATGCGCAAAACAAGTTTTTCCGCTTTAATGTTCCTGTGGTCTATTTCGAGGACATTCTAATGCAGCGCATGAGTAGTATAAACTCTCAACAAGGTGATGTCGTCGTACTAATTTCTCATACAGGTCGTACTAAATCACAAGTTGAAGTGGCACAAATTGCCAAAGAAAACGACGCTATTGTAATTGGCATTACCGACAGTGGCACGCCACTGGCAAAAGAATGTAACATCGTATTGTCACCTACGGTGGCCGAAGATACCGACTTATACATGCCGATGTCTTCACGTATTGCCCAATTAACCCTAATTGATATTCTCGCAACGGGCTTTACCCTGCGTCGAGGCTCTAAATTTAGAGACAACCTGAAGAAAGTAAAAGACAGTCTTCGTAGTTCACGTTATGAGCGCAAAGACCTGTAA
- the zwf gene encoding glucose-6-phosphate dehydrogenase — MKQLDLNPAEQIVLFGAAGDLSKRKLFAALYHLEAEQLLQPNTKIIGVARHASTDQEFHQFIKENLFKYVKEDLNDTIINKFVNRFTYLQLDVNDQEGFARLQALLDPNKITMHYLATPPSIYDLITEGLNAHGLANDNARIVMEKPIGHDLASSIVINDQVNKYFKESQIYRIDHYLGKETVLNLISLRFANSLFSTNWDHNCIDHVQVTVAESVGIEGRWGFYDGVGQMRDMVQNHLLQIVSLLAMEPPTDLSAENIRDEKLKVIKALRPINKTNIDQKAVRGQYRAGYINGQPVPGYLEEEGANVDSDTETFVAIKAEIDNWRWTGVPFYLRTGKRMPCKHSEVVIHFKHQPHNIFKKSFIQLPANKLTIRLQPDEGVELSMMNKVSKITSDIEVKETKLDLSFSDYNENQRVIDAYERLILSAIEGNQSLFIRRDEVEASWKWADSIIDAWHDSEQPPKEYAAGSWGPLSSASLIGLDERSWDE, encoded by the coding sequence ATGAAACAACTAGATCTAAATCCTGCAGAGCAGATTGTCTTATTTGGCGCTGCCGGAGATTTATCTAAACGTAAACTTTTTGCAGCTTTGTACCATTTAGAAGCTGAACAACTCTTACAACCTAACACCAAAATTATTGGTGTGGCAAGGCATGCTTCTACGGACCAAGAGTTTCACCAGTTTATTAAAGAGAACTTATTTAAGTATGTAAAAGAAGACTTGAATGACACGATTATTAATAAGTTTGTTAATCGATTCACATACTTACAATTAGATGTGAACGATCAAGAGGGTTTTGCTAGGCTCCAAGCCTTATTGGATCCAAACAAGATCACCATGCATTATTTGGCTACACCGCCATCCATATACGATTTGATCACTGAAGGTTTAAACGCCCATGGATTAGCCAATGACAATGCCCGTATTGTGATGGAGAAACCTATTGGCCATGATTTAGCATCATCGATTGTGATCAACGATCAGGTTAATAAGTACTTTAAAGAATCACAAATATATCGAATCGATCACTACCTTGGTAAAGAAACCGTGCTGAATTTAATTTCACTACGCTTTGCTAACTCGTTATTTTCAACCAACTGGGATCACAATTGTATTGACCATGTGCAAGTGACGGTGGCTGAAAGCGTTGGTATTGAAGGTCGTTGGGGCTTTTATGACGGTGTTGGTCAAATGCGAGATATGGTACAAAACCACTTACTGCAAATCGTATCTTTGTTAGCGATGGAACCACCAACTGATCTTTCAGCTGAAAACATTCGTGACGAAAAATTGAAAGTGATTAAAGCATTACGACCAATTAATAAAACGAATATCGATCAAAAAGCGGTGCGCGGTCAGTACCGAGCTGGTTACATCAACGGCCAACCTGTCCCAGGATACCTAGAAGAAGAGGGTGCCAACGTTGACAGTGATACTGAGACCTTTGTCGCGATTAAAGCCGAAATTGACAACTGGCGTTGGACTGGAGTGCCATTTTATTTGCGCACGGGTAAACGAATGCCTTGTAAGCATTCTGAAGTAGTCATTCATTTCAAACACCAACCTCATAATATTTTTAAGAAAAGTTTCATTCAGTTACCGGCGAATAAACTGACCATACGTTTGCAACCAGACGAAGGTGTCGAACTGTCGATGATGAATAAGGTGTCTAAGATCACCAGTGACATCGAAGTAAAAGAAACCAAACTGGATTTAAGCTTTTCTGACTACAATGAAAACCAGCGGGTGATTGACGCCTACGAGCGCTTAATTTTAAGCGCAATTGAAGGTAATCAATCTTTGTTTATCCGTCGTGATGAAGTCGAAGCATCATGGAAATGGGCCGACAGCATTATTGACGCTTGGCATGATTCTGAGCAACCACCAAAAGAATACGCCGCAGGCTCGTGGGGGCCGTTAAGTTCTGCCTCCTTAATTGGCTTAGATGAACGTAGCTGGGATGAATAA
- the pgl gene encoding 6-phosphogluconolactonase, translated as MNKLNTFTSKAELDQALAEKIAQQLQDAIEQKGHASIAFSGGSTPKGLFDALSNIDLDWHKVTVTLADDRWVDEQHDSSNAKLIKENLLVNHAHAARFFALKQGQDLTKEQLAELTEQAHQHVLPLDVTILGMGEDGHTASIFPCSAQVDEGLDVDATPALIKVVPTTAPFERISFNFTALIQSNHLYLHIVGDSKQQVLEQALSSDDAREMPIRAFLQHPTKLCEIYWTH; from the coding sequence ATGAATAAATTAAACACTTTCACAAGTAAAGCGGAATTAGATCAGGCGCTTGCTGAAAAAATTGCGCAGCAACTACAAGACGCTATTGAGCAAAAAGGTCATGCAAGTATCGCATTTTCTGGTGGTAGTACACCTAAAGGCCTATTTGATGCGTTATCCAATATCGACCTAGATTGGCATAAAGTTACCGTAACCCTTGCCGACGATCGTTGGGTTGATGAACAACATGACAGCAGTAATGCGAAGTTAATCAAAGAAAATCTGCTGGTTAATCATGCTCATGCAGCTCGCTTTTTTGCCTTAAAGCAAGGTCAAGACTTAACGAAAGAGCAATTAGCTGAACTAACCGAGCAAGCGCACCAGCACGTATTACCTTTAGATGTGACCATTTTAGGCATGGGCGAAGATGGCCATACTGCGTCTATTTTCCCTTGCAGTGCACAAGTTGATGAAGGTCTTGATGTAGATGCCACGCCTGCTTTAATTAAAGTGGTACCGACTACCGCCCCATTTGAGCGGATCAGTTTTAATTTCACGGCTCTTATTCAATCTAACCATCTGTATTTGCATATTGTCGGTGATTCAAAGCAACAAGTTCTTGAACAAGCTTTATCGTCTGATGACGCCAGAGAAATGCCAATTCGTGCGTTTTTACAACATCCAACTAAACTTTGTGAGATTTATTGGACCCATTAA